A single Phycisphaerae bacterium DNA region contains:
- a CDS encoding NAD(P)-dependent alcohol dehydrogenase, protein MKTLAYAAQSPTTPLAPFSIDRREPTADDVRIDILYCGICHSDLHIVRNEWKHTSYPVVPGHEIVGRVSAVGSAVNDFKVGDTVGVGCLVDSCRHCGSCQEGLEQFCENEITFTYNSPDKHSGGMTYGGYSGQVVVDHKFVLHVPDTLNLAGAAPLLCAGITTYSPLRTWKVGKGQKVGIVGLGGLGHMGVKLASAMGAHVVLFTTSPGKAEDARRLGAKEVVISKIPDDMQRHVNSFDFILDTVAASHDLDAYLSLLRRDGTLCLVGAPEHPHPATNVNNFIFKRRRMAGSLIGGIAETQEMLDFCAAHGITSDVEIIPIQKVNEAYERMLKSDVKYRFVIDMKSLK, encoded by the coding sequence GTGAAAACCCTCGCCTACGCCGCACAGTCTCCGACCACGCCATTGGCCCCGTTTTCGATTGACCGCCGGGAGCCAACCGCCGACGACGTCAGGATCGACATCCTATATTGCGGGATCTGCCACTCCGATCTGCACATTGTTCGAAATGAATGGAAGCACACGAGCTATCCGGTGGTTCCCGGCCATGAGATTGTCGGGCGTGTGTCGGCTGTCGGATCGGCCGTGAATGACTTCAAGGTCGGCGACACGGTCGGTGTCGGCTGTCTGGTGGATTCGTGTCGTCATTGCGGCAGTTGTCAGGAAGGGTTGGAGCAGTTCTGCGAGAATGAGATCACCTTCACCTACAACAGCCCGGACAAGCACTCTGGCGGAATGACTTATGGCGGATACTCGGGGCAGGTCGTGGTCGATCACAAATTTGTGTTGCACGTGCCGGACACGCTGAATCTCGCCGGCGCCGCTCCGCTGCTTTGCGCGGGAATCACGACGTATTCGCCGCTGCGAACGTGGAAGGTCGGCAAGGGTCAGAAGGTCGGCATCGTCGGTCTGGGGGGGCTTGGGCACATGGGGGTGAAGCTCGCCAGCGCAATGGGAGCCCACGTCGTGCTTTTTACGACCTCGCCCGGGAAGGCGGAGGATGCTCGCCGCCTCGGCGCAAAGGAAGTGGTAATTTCAAAGATTCCGGACGACATGCAGCGACATGTGAACAGCTTCGATTTCATACTGGATACGGTGGCCGCGTCGCACGATCTGGATGCCTACCTGTCGCTGCTTCGGCGCGACGGCACGCTCTGCCTTGTTGGAGCGCCGGAACACCCGCATCCAGCCACGAATGTGAACAACTTCATCTTCAAGCGGCGGCGGATGGCCGGCTCGTTGATTGGCGGCATTGCCGAGACTCAGGAGATGCTGGACTTCTGTGCCGCGCACGGAATCACATCGGACGTTGAGATCATTCCGATTCAGAAAGTGAACGAAGCCTACGAGCGTATGCTTAAGAGCGACGTGAAGTACCGGTTCGTGATCGACATGAAATCGCTGAAGTAG